CGATTGGCCCGACGCTGGGCGGATACATCACCGACAACCTGTCGTGGAACTGGGTGTTTTTCATCAACATCCCGTTTGGTATCTTGGCCACGGTCCTGACGTTCCTGTTCATTAAAGAACCGGCCGAAAAAATTCCCGCCGGACGCATGGACTGGCTGGCGCTGATTCTGCTGACGGCCGGAATCGGCGGTTTGCAGATCGTGCTCGAAAAAGGCGAAAGCGAAGACTGGTTTGAAACCCGGTACATCGTGGTCATGTCGGTCATGGCTGTAGTCGGCATTATCGGTTTTATCTGGCGTGAACTGGCCGTCGATAATCCGGTGGTCGACCTGCGCCTGCTGCGAAAACGACGGTTTGCCGTCGGAACGCTGTTCAACTTCATTCTCGGTTTCGGACTATTTGCGTCGGTGTTCATCATTCCGGTTTACTGCCAGAACCTACTGGGCTTTACGGCCAGTCAGACGGGTTGGCTGCTGATGCCGGGCGCATTGATGAGCGGGGCCATGATGCCCGTGGTCGGAACGTTGCTGCGGAAAAATTACATTTCGCCGGTTTGGTACAGCGCCCTCGGCTTTCTGCTTTTCTTTATTTTCTGCTACCAGTTATCCGGCCTGAGTCTGGATACGGGAGCCGATTCGTTTTTCTGGCCGCTGATCATCCGGGGCATCGGCATGGGCTTCATTTTTATTCCGCTGACTACCATCACCGTAGCCGACCTGAGCAACCTGGAAGTGCCGCAGGGTTCGGCCCTGACGAACATGGTCCGGCAATTGGGCGGTACGTTCGGAACGGCCATCATCACGACGTATATCTCGACGCGCTCGGTTTTTCACCAAACTATTCTGGCCGACAACGTCACGAATTACAACCCACTTTCGGTCGAGCGCATCCGGCAGTACACAGCCCTGTTTGTTTCGAGAGGCAACGATCTGGCCACGGCGACTCAGAAAGCCTACACCCTGCTGAAAGGGGCCGTGACGCGGCAGGCGATGGTCATGACGTACGGGGATGCCATGCTGATTATTGGCGGCTTTTTCCTGATCTGTCTGCCGCTGCTGCTGCTGTTTATTGGCAAGAAAATCAAGACGCAGGAACACATGGAAATGTCAATGGAGTAAGCGCATGAATCGAAAGCACAGGCATTCGGAGAAATGCAGTCCCGTGGAGCCGCCCGCCGAGAAAAAGCAACTGGTTGGGCGGCTGCTCCACAAATCATCGCGGTTTTTCCGGGAGCTGGCGGCCCAGCGGCTGGCGCAGGCGGGGTACGCCCACATCTGGATCGGCCACATTGTCCTGATGCTCCACATCCGTCCGGGCGGCTCGACCATCAACCAGCTGGCGCAGGAGACGAGCATCAGCAAACAGGCGGTTTCGCGGTTTGTGAAGGAACTGGAAACGAATCACTACGTGAGCACCGGCCAACACCCCGACGATGCGCGCTCTGTTCTGGTCGGCATTACCGCATCCGGGCATCAACTGCTGGCGGCCTGGCAAACCGCCACCGATCGGGCTTACCAGCAGTTTATCGAGATTGTGGGCGAAAAATCAATGCAGGAGTTGGTGGGCACGCTGGATAAACTGGTCACCTTTTTTGAAGAACCGCCGACGGATTCGGCAGCCTGATTGCTGCACGGCTAAAACTTCACAAAACCGTACCTGATGGGTACGGTTTTTTAGTATCATCTTTTCATTAAACCTATTTGCGCTTCATATTTGTTATCTACTTAAAGCAGAAAAACCACGTACATGAAGCTCATAAAAGTTGCCGCCGGTGTTGTCAACCAGATTCCCATGGCCTGGGAACACAATCGCCGGACGATCATCGACGCCATTGAAGATGCCAAAAAACAGAACGTCAGCATTTTATGCTTACCCGAACTGTGTATCACCGGCTACGGTTGTGAAGACATGTTCTTCTCGAACGAGGTCATCGAGCAGTCCAAACAAAGTCTGCTGGAGATTGTGCCGTACACCGGCGGCATCATCGTGGCCGTCAGTCTGCCGCTGCGGCTGGCCAACAACCGCACTTACGACACGGCCTGTCTGATTGCCGACAAACGCATTCTGGGCTTCGTTTGCAAGCAGGTAGTAGCCAACAACGGTGTTCACTACGAAAGCCGCTGGTTTCAGCCCTGGACGGCGGGGTTGCGCGACGAAATTCAGATTGGCGAATTTACCTATCCGGTCGGTGATTTGTTGTTCGACGTGTCGGGCGTGAAGATCGGCTTCGAGATTTGCGAAGATGCTTGGATTGCCAACCGACCGGGCCGCAGCCTGCACGAGCGCGGAGTCGATATTATTCTGAACCCGAGTGCGAGTCACTTTTCGTTTTTCAAATCCGTGGTCCGCGAGCGGTTTGTCATCGACGGCTCGCGGGCGTTTGGCGTGAGTTACATTTACTGCAACCTGCTGGGCAACGAGTCGGGCCGGACGATTTTCGACGGTGATGCCATGATTGCCGCCAACGGCCAGTTGCTGGTATCGGGGCCGCGCTTCAGCTACGCCGATCACATGCTGGTCTGCGCCGTCATTGATGTCGACGATACCCGTCTGAGTCAGGTGCAGAACAAGGCCAATCTGGCTTATTTGTACCCCAACCTGCGCGTAGCCGCCCAGTTCGATTTTCCGCCGATTAAACCCGTGGTCCAGAAGGCGGAACTGGAATATTGGGAGCGGGGTAATTACCTGAAAGAAGAAGAATTTGCGCGGGCCGTGGCGCTGGCGTTGTTCGATTACCTGCGCAAAAGCCGTTCGCACGGTTTTGTCCTGTCGCTGAGCGGGGGGGCGGATTCATCGGCCATTGCGGCTCTGGTGTCGCTCATGATCCGGCTGGCCGACGAAAGCATTGGTCTGGAAGCTTTCAAAAAGAAACTGAGCTACATTAAAGCGATTCAGGACCTGAATACCGTCGAGGAAATCTGCGGTGCGTTGCTGACGACCATCTACCAGGGTACCGAAAACAGCTCGACGGATACGCTGAATTCTGCCGAATCGCTGGCAAAATCCATTGGTGCCACGTTTTATAACATCAACATCAACGGGCTGGTCGAAACGTACACGAAGCTGATCGAAGACCAGATTGGCCGGAAATTAAGCTGGGATACCGACGACATTGCCCTGCAAAACATTCAGGCGCGGGTCCGGGCCCCAAGCGCCTGGTTGCTGGCCAACATCCACAACGCCCTGCTGCTATCGACCTCCAACCGTTCGGAAGCGTCGGTTGGGTACGCGACGATGGACGGCGATACGGCGGGCAGCATCTCGCCCATTGCCGGGATCGACAAGCATTACCTGCGAAGCTGGCTCCGCTGGGCCGAAACCGAGGGCGTGGGTGGCACCATCAAAGTGGAAGGATTAAAGGCCGTCAACAACCTGCAACCCACCGCCGAACTTCGCCCGCTCGACAAGAAGCAGACCGACGAGGAAGACCTGATGCCGTACGGGGTGCTGAACGCCATTGAAAAAGCCGCCATCCGGGACAAGCAGTCGCCGAAGGAGGTTATGCAGCACATGGAAGTCATCTTCGAGGGGCAGTACAGCCGCGAGCAGCTTTACGTATCGGTCGAGCGGTTTTTCCGGCTCTGGAGCCGCAACCAGTGGAAGCGCGAACGGTATGCGCCCTCGTTCCACGTCGACGACGAAAACGTTGATCCGAAAACCTGGTGCCGTTTCCCGATTCTCAGCAGCGGTTTTGAAAAAGAACTGGCCGAACTGAAGGAATACGTAGAAGGCAAGGACGGTCGGGGCCGGAAGGGAAAGATCGGGTTTTAAGCGTATAGTTGTCTAAAACAGAACGGCCATGAACCAATCAACTGGCGTGATTACATCACAACGGATCCCAAGATTATGATGGATAAGCCGATCATCAAAGGCACCCGGATTACCGTAGAATTGATTGTTGATAAAATCGCAAGCGGTGAACCCATTGACGAAATACTGATCGACTATCCACGTTTAACGCGAGAATCCATCTAGGCTTGCTTGCAGTATGCGGCAGATGCGGTTTGTAAGGATATTATATTTGACTTAGCAGCATGATAACCATTCTGGCAGATGAAAATGTTGAGAGTCGGATTGTCGATCTGTTACGTAAAAGTGGCTACCAGGTCAGCTATATATCGGAGTTAAGTCAGGGTATTTCCGATACAGACGTTTTGGATCAAGCTGTCAGGGATGTTCATATATTACTTACAGCCGATAAAGGTTTTGAAGAACTACCTTACATGGTCAAAAGCATCGGGGAGTTTTGTTTTATCGATTAGCTAAAATGACCACGTTAGAAAAAGCTCAACTTATTTTGGAAACAATAAAAGCCAATCACAAAGAATTAGAGGACGCTTTTACCGTTTTAACCAATAATAAAATTCGAATCCGCAGACTTTGAGGTTTGTTCAGCAGCGCGTTTTAGTTTGAGCTACACATCCAGTTGGTGATTCCTCACCTTACTGGGTGTGTAGCTGTTTTGGTGTTCTCATTCACCGCAAAAATCTTCATTCGAGCAACGTTTGCCCGGCTTTGAGCGTATGGGCAGATAGACAACCGAATATGAAGACCATAATGAAGAGCAACCCATCTCAAGTACGACGTTTTTTCCACCGGCTGCGCCAACAGGGCCTTGGCGCACTGGCCGTCAACCTGCTGGTTTTGACCGTCCTTTTTTCCTGTTCCAAGGAATCCGAAGAGCTAACCCCGGGTAGCACCACCACACCGGGCGGGTCGGCAACCGGCAGCACCATCGTCATCGACAGCACCACTACCTCGTCCGGCACACCGGAAGGCAGTACGGAAACGGCCGCCAACGAAGAAGACCTATTAGCCAACGCTCCGTTTTCTTCCACGGTAACCATCACGTTTGGCAGCACCGTCAGTATTTCTAACCCTCTGGAAGGCAGTGGTATAGCTGTGGCGGTAGCCAACGGCGATGTCGTTGTTAATGCTACCGTTGCGGAAGTGGCCTACGTCATTTCCGGAACCACCGCCAACGGCTCGTTGAAAATATACAGCGATAAGAAATTCAAGCTGACGCTGAACGGGGCCAACATCACCAACCCCGACGGTCCGGCCATCAACATCCAGTCCAGCAAACGGGCGTTTGTCGTGCTGGCCGATAACACCACCAGCACCCTGACCGACGGCGCAACGTATACGGCCAGCGGTGCCGAAGACATGAAGGGAGCCTTTTTCAGCGAGGGTCAGCTAATTTTCAGCGGCACCGGCACGTTGAACGTCACTGGCCACTCCAAACACGCCATTTGCAGCGACGACTACGTCCGGGTCATCAGCGGGACCATCACCGTACCGGCGGCCGCTTCCGACGGGATTCACACCAACGACGCGTTCATTGCCGACGGTGGCACGCTGAACATCACGACAGCGGGCGACGGTATTCAGTGTGAAGAAGGCTTCATCGTAATCAACAACGGTAGCTTTACCATCAACGTAGCCGATAAAGCCCTCACCGCTTCGTACGATACCGACGACACCATCGACCCTTACCTGACCATCAACGGCGGCAGGTTTACCATCAACTCGTCGGCGGGTGAAGGCATCGAAAGCAAAAGTACGCTGACGATCAACAACGGAAATTTTGTTATCAAAACCGCCGACGACGGTATCAACGCGGGCAAAGCCATCTACATCAATGGCGGCATCATGTATGTGTACGCAACTTCCAACGACGGCATTGACTCCAACGGACCGCTCACGGTAACGGGCGGCAACATCGTCTCTGTCGGAGCCGGTGGCGCGGAAGCCGGAATTGACTGCGACCGCAGTACGTTTAAAATAACCGGCGGTGTTCTGGTCGGTATCGGCGGATCCAGCAGCGTACCCACCGCGAGCGTCAGCAAACAAGCGTCGGTGCTGCTCGGCAGCGGATCGGCCAATCAGGTGATTCACATCCAGTCGAGCGACGGAGCCGAAGCGCTAACGTTCCAGATTCCGCGAAGCTACTCCACCCTGCTGTTTTCAAGCCCCAAGCTGAAAACCGGTCAAACGTATACAGTCTTTACGGGCGGTAGCGTCGCGGGCGGCACCAGCCTGAACGGCCTGTATACCAGCGGTACGTACACCGTGGGCACGCAGTCGACAAGTTTCACAACCGCCAGTCTGGTAACCCAGGCTGGCGGCAGCTCCGGGCCGGGCCGGTAACCCCCAGGCATTGCGATCACCCTGCCCGGATGGCTTAAACGGCGGTTTGGGCAGGGGGTCAAACGGTTTTCCGCAAATTCAGCGGGCCGACTGGTACAACAACAAGCTTCCCTGTACCTTTGCGGCATGAAATTTTTCCTTCCCGGTTTGCTCTTTGCCGCGCTTTGGGCTTCGGCATCGGCGGCCACCAAATTCGGCGTTCTGTCGGTCGACCCACTCATTCTGGCGCAAATGCGGTTTTTTATTGCCGGTCCGCTGATGCTGCTGGTAGCACACGGCATTCAGCGCCACGCCCTGCCCAACCGGCTGGAATTTACCCGACTGACAATATTTGCCCTGCTCAACACCACCATCTACCTCGGCGCTTTTGTGCTGGCGCTCAAGCAGGTTTCGGCCGGTATTGGCAGTCTCTCAACGGCCACCAACCCCCTGTTTATTACGTTGATTTCCGCCCTGTGGCTCCGACGGCCCATCCGATGGTACGAAGGGCTGGGCATCGCGCTCGGGATGGCGGGGGTGCTGCTGGCGACCTATCCCCTACTCGAAGGCAGTTACGCCACGCTGTCGGGTCTGCTGATTCTTCTGGCGGGGATGGTGTCGATTTCGGCGGCTACGGTTTATTACGCCCGGTTTACGTGGCAGTTGCCCAACCTGGTGATCAACGGCTGGCAGGTTCTGATTGGCGGTATTTTGCTGCTGCCCTTTACGTTGCTCTTTGCCAATTTTGAAAATTCGCACTACGACGCCCGGTTCTGGGGATCGGTGTTTTGGCTGATCATCCCGGTTTCGGTCATCGCGCTGCAGCTCTGGTTTTACCTGGTCCGGCAGGATGCCGTTCAGGCGTCGCTCTGGCTGTTTCTTTGTCCGATTTTTGGCTTTGCCTACTCCTCCCTTCTACTCGACGAACCGCTGACGGTTTACACCTTCCTGGGCACGGCGCTGGTGCTGGCGGGCTTGTATCTGGGCCAGCGCGAAAAGTTTAGCAAAGGCAAAAAAACGGCCTAAACGCTCCTATTTTTCGACCACGACAAACTCCAGATCAACGGTGTTGCGCTCCAGATTGGGAACGGGGTTGATACCAATTCGCGCTGGATCGAAGTGCCCGGATTCAGCCAAGGCCTTCTGCGACTGAACCAGTTTGGAACGGCTGAACAGTTCGCCCGGGCGGATGGCAACGGTTTTAAGCAATTGCTCGTTTGTAACCGTATTGTTTCCTTTGAAAACTACTTTTTCAATATTTACCGGCTTTCCTTCGTAAATCTGAATC
This Larkinella insperata DNA region includes the following protein-coding sequences:
- a CDS encoding DHA2 family efflux MFS transporter permease subunit — protein: MKLGFDKWVIIFTVTSAALLQMIDTSIVNVTLTQMMGNLGASLGDISWVVTGYAAANAVMITLSGWLSAKFGRRNYFAASIVLFTIASIFCGTATNVWELVFFRVIQGIGGGGLLTTAQSILIQTFPKEDLGMANAIYGLGVIIGPTIGPTLGGYITDNLSWNWVFFINIPFGILATVLTFLFIKEPAEKIPAGRMDWLALILLTAGIGGLQIVLEKGESEDWFETRYIVVMSVMAVVGIIGFIWRELAVDNPVVDLRLLRKRRFAVGTLFNFILGFGLFASVFIIPVYCQNLLGFTASQTGWLLMPGALMSGAMMPVVGTLLRKNYISPVWYSALGFLLFFIFCYQLSGLSLDTGADSFFWPLIIRGIGMGFIFIPLTTITVADLSNLEVPQGSALTNMVRQLGGTFGTAIITTYISTRSVFHQTILADNVTNYNPLSVERIRQYTALFVSRGNDLATATQKAYTLLKGAVTRQAMVMTYGDAMLIIGGFFLICLPLLLLFIGKKIKTQEHMEMSME
- a CDS encoding MarR family winged helix-turn-helix transcriptional regulator is translated as MNRKHRHSEKCSPVEPPAEKKQLVGRLLHKSSRFFRELAAQRLAQAGYAHIWIGHIVLMLHIRPGGSTINQLAQETSISKQAVSRFVKELETNHYVSTGQHPDDARSVLVGITASGHQLLAAWQTATDRAYQQFIEIVGEKSMQELVGTLDKLVTFFEEPPTDSAA
- the nadE gene encoding NAD(+) synthase codes for the protein MKLIKVAAGVVNQIPMAWEHNRRTIIDAIEDAKKQNVSILCLPELCITGYGCEDMFFSNEVIEQSKQSLLEIVPYTGGIIVAVSLPLRLANNRTYDTACLIADKRILGFVCKQVVANNGVHYESRWFQPWTAGLRDEIQIGEFTYPVGDLLFDVSGVKIGFEICEDAWIANRPGRSLHERGVDIILNPSASHFSFFKSVVRERFVIDGSRAFGVSYIYCNLLGNESGRTIFDGDAMIAANGQLLVSGPRFSYADHMLVCAVIDVDDTRLSQVQNKANLAYLYPNLRVAAQFDFPPIKPVVQKAELEYWERGNYLKEEEFARAVALALFDYLRKSRSHGFVLSLSGGADSSAIAALVSLMIRLADESIGLEAFKKKLSYIKAIQDLNTVEEICGALLTTIYQGTENSSTDTLNSAESLAKSIGATFYNININGLVETYTKLIEDQIGRKLSWDTDDIALQNIQARVRAPSAWLLANIHNALLLSTSNRSEASVGYATMDGDTAGSISPIAGIDKHYLRSWLRWAETEGVGGTIKVEGLKAVNNLQPTAELRPLDKKQTDEEDLMPYGVLNAIEKAAIRDKQSPKEVMQHMEVIFEGQYSREQLYVSVERFFRLWSRNQWKRERYAPSFHVDDENVDPKTWCRFPILSSGFEKELAELKEYVEGKDGRGRKGKIGF
- a CDS encoding DUF433 domain-containing protein, with amino-acid sequence MTTDPKIMMDKPIIKGTRITVELIVDKIASGEPIDEILIDYPRLTRESI
- a CDS encoding DUF5615 family PIN-like protein, with the protein product MITILADENVESRIVDLLRKSGYQVSYISELSQGISDTDVLDQAVRDVHILLTADKGFEELPYMVKSIGEFCFID
- a CDS encoding carbohydrate-binding domain-containing protein: MKTIMKSNPSQVRRFFHRLRQQGLGALAVNLLVLTVLFSCSKESEELTPGSTTTPGGSATGSTIVIDSTTTSSGTPEGSTETAANEEDLLANAPFSSTVTITFGSTVSISNPLEGSGIAVAVANGDVVVNATVAEVAYVISGTTANGSLKIYSDKKFKLTLNGANITNPDGPAINIQSSKRAFVVLADNTTSTLTDGATYTASGAEDMKGAFFSEGQLIFSGTGTLNVTGHSKHAICSDDYVRVISGTITVPAAASDGIHTNDAFIADGGTLNITTAGDGIQCEEGFIVINNGSFTINVADKALTASYDTDDTIDPYLTINGGRFTINSSAGEGIESKSTLTINNGNFVIKTADDGINAGKAIYINGGIMYVYATSNDGIDSNGPLTVTGGNIVSVGAGGAEAGIDCDRSTFKITGGVLVGIGGSSSVPTASVSKQASVLLGSGSANQVIHIQSSDGAEALTFQIPRSYSTLLFSSPKLKTGQTYTVFTGGSVAGGTSLNGLYTSGTYTVGTQSTSFTTASLVTQAGGSSGPGR
- a CDS encoding DMT family transporter; the encoded protein is MKFFLPGLLFAALWASASAATKFGVLSVDPLILAQMRFFIAGPLMLLVAHGIQRHALPNRLEFTRLTIFALLNTTIYLGAFVLALKQVSAGIGSLSTATNPLFITLISALWLRRPIRWYEGLGIALGMAGVLLATYPLLEGSYATLSGLLILLAGMVSISAATVYYARFTWQLPNLVINGWQVLIGGILLLPFTLLFANFENSHYDARFWGSVFWLIIPVSVIALQLWFYLVRQDAVQASLWLFLCPIFGFAYSSLLLDEPLTVYTFLGTALVLAGLYLGQREKFSKGKKTA